In Musa acuminata AAA Group cultivar baxijiao chromosome BXJ3-11, Cavendish_Baxijiao_AAA, whole genome shotgun sequence, one DNA window encodes the following:
- the LOC103972168 gene encoding auxin response factor 18 — protein MKDNDKCLDSQLWHACAGGMVQMPAVNSRVYYFPQGHAEHAQGFVDFGNSRWIPPFILCRVTAVKFMADRETDEVFAKIQMAPIRGSELDYAEDDGLDLGTNGIDVCGKPASFAKTLTQSDANNGGGFSVPRYCAETIFPRLDYSADPPVQTVIAKDVHGEVWKFRHIYRGTPRRHLLTTGWSTFVNQKKLVAGDSIVFLRAENGELCVGIRRAKKGGAGDGPDCWPGWNPPGSNGASGYGGLSVFVREEDGKLMRGNGDDFDSSRGIRGRSQMRIDSVIEAVKLAANGKPFEVVYYPRASTPEFCVKAAAVKAAIRIQWYPGMRFKMAFETEDSSRISWFMGTISSVQVADPIRWPNSPWRLLEVTWDEPDLLQNVKRVSPWLVELVSNLPAIHLAHLSPPRKKPRILQHPDFPFEGQCPMPMVVGNPIITRDSPFCCFSDNAPESIQGTRHAQFGLSLSDVQLNKLQTDLFHTGFHRLDHATLPSRISTGVTAGNPTIRDKVSCLLTISHPSQSLKKSCDGKPPQLVLFGQPILTEEQVSLNKSENTTSHCATGNSLSDENLEKTVSMSDGSGSAINLKGSLEAFPSQKDHLASEFGHWTGQCKVFMESEDVGRTLDLSVLGSYEELYGRLADMFGTEKSEMVSHVLYKNAAGAVKHTGEEPFSDFMKSARRLTILTDTGSDNIAS, from the exons ATGAAGGACAACGATAAGTGCCTGGACTCCCAGCTCTGGCATGCTTGCGCCGGCGGGATGGTTCAGATGCCGGCCGTGAACTCCAGGGTCTACTACTTCCCCCAGGGTCACGCGGAGCACGCCCAAGGATTTGTGGACTTTGGGAATTCACGGTGGATACCGCCGTTCATACTCTGCCGAGTCACGGCAGTCAAGTTCATGGCTGACCGGGAGACAGACGAAGTCTTTGCCAAGATCCAGATGGCCCCTATCAGGGGCAGCGAGCTCGACTATGCGGAAGATGATGGGCTGGACCTCGGTACGAATGGAATTGATGTGTGCGGAAAGCCTGCTTCTTTTGCCAAGACATTGACCCAATCGGATGCCAACAATGGTGGTGGATTCTCGGTCCCTCGCTACTGCGCTGAGACCATCTTCCCGAGGTTGGACTACTCGGCAGATCCTCCGGTACAGACCGTGATCGCAAAGGATGTACATGGCGAGGTGTGGAAGTTTAGGCACATATACAGGGGGACACCTCGTCGGCACCTTCTCACCACCGGATGGAGCACCTTTGTGAACCAGAAGAAACTTGTGGCAGGGGATTCCATTGTGTTCCTCAGAGCAGAGAACGGGGAACTCTGTGTTGGTATCCGACGTGCCAAAAAAGGTGGGGCTGGTGATGGCCCAGATTGCTGGCCAGGATGGAATCCCCCAGGCAGTAATGGTGCTTCTGGATATGGTGGCTTATCTGTCTTCGTGAGGGAAGAAGATGGCAAATTGATGAGAGGTAAtggtgatgattttgattccagCAGGGGTATAAGAGGAAGGAGCCAAATGAGAATAGATTCTGTCATTGAGGCGGTAAAACTTGCAGCAAATGGGAAGCCTTTCGAGGTTGTGTACTACCCGAGAGCCAGTACGCCAGAGTTTTGTGTAAAGGCTGCAGCAGTGAAAGCAGCGATAAGGATCCAGTGGTATCCGGGGATGAGATTTAAAATGGCTTTCGAAACTGAGGATTCATCAAGGATTAGTTGGTTCATGGGGACTATATCTTCGGTTCAGGTTGCTGATCCCATAAGATGGCCTAATTCACCATGGAGACTTCTCGAG GTGACGTGGGATGAACCAGACCTGTTACAGAATGTGAAGCGTGTGAGTCCATGGCTGGTTGAACTGGTTTCAAATTTGCCAGCCATTCATCTTGCACATCTCTCACCACCCAGGAAAAAGCCACGGATTCTCCAACACCCTGATTTTCCCTTTGAAGGTCAATGTCCAATGCCAATGGTCGTAGGAAACCCCATCATCACCAGGGACAGCCCCTTCTGCTGTTTTTCTGACAACGCTCCTGAAAGCATACAGGGAACCAGGCATGCACAATTTGGTCTATCTTTATCAGATGTCCAACTTAACAAACTGCAGACGGATCTGTTCCACACTGGGTTTCATCGGCTTGATCATGCTACTCTGCCCTCGAGGATTTCTACGGGTGTTACTGCTGGCAATCCTACTATTCGTGACAAGGTATCATGTTTGCTAACTATCAGTCATCCTTCTCAGAGCCTGAAGAAATCATGTGATGGGAAGCCACCACAATTGGTGCTCTTTGGGCAACCAATACTCACTGAAGAACAAGTGTCTTTGAACAAATCTGAGAATACGACATCCCATTGTGCTACCGGAAACAGCTTATCGGATGAGAATCTTGAAAAGACAGTGAGTATGTCTGATGGTTCTGGATCTGCAATAAATCTGAAGGGATCTCTTGAAGCATTCCCAAGTCAGAAGGATCATCTAGCTTCGGAGTTTGGTCATTGGACTGGGCAATGTAAGGTGTTTATGGAATCAGAGGATGTGGGTCGCACCCTTGACCTCTCTGTATTAGGCTCATATGAGGAACTATATGGGAGGCTTGCTGACATGTTTGGAACTGAAAAATCAGAGATGGTGAGTCATGTGCTTTATAAAAATGCAGCCGGTGCAGTTAAACACACTGGAGAAGAACCTTTCAG TGACTTCATGAAATCAGCCAGGAGACTGACAATATTAACTGATACAGGAAGCGACAACATTGCAAGCTAG